A stretch of the Poseidonibacter parvus genome encodes the following:
- a CDS encoding TlpA family protein disulfide reductase, whose amino-acid sequence MKTKYIIFTLLTSIFLFSGCDSKSEFDESLVADVKKNTPIIKEFVSRTLKLTTTDGKIIELTTTKEGIDFKDYKGKKAILVDVFATWCPPCIKGIPVLKELREKYKDDFEIVSVLFEKEEDKPKAEVLEFIEKYGITYPITIGEENFKLAKDLGDVQRIPELFLFSKDGMFVKKFLGETELETYEEYVKMAIGKK is encoded by the coding sequence ATGAAAACAAAATACATTATATTCACACTACTTACATCAATTTTTTTATTTTCAGGATGTGACTCAAAATCAGAATTTGATGAAAGCTTAGTTGCAGATGTAAAAAAGAATACTCCAATTATTAAAGAGTTTGTTTCAAGAACACTTAAACTTACAACTACTGATGGCAAAATAATTGAACTTACTACAACAAAAGAAGGTATTGACTTTAAAGATTATAAAGGCAAAAAAGCAATCTTAGTTGATGTTTTTGCAACATGGTGTCCGCCATGTATTAAAGGTATTCCAGTACTAAAAGAATTAAGAGAAAAATACAAAGATGATTTTGAAATAGTATCAGTACTATTTGAAAAAGAAGAAGATAAACCAAAAGCTGAAGTTTTAGAGTTTATTGAGAAATATGGTATTACTTATCCAATTACTATTGGAGAAGAAAACTTTAAACTTGCAAAAGATTTAGGTGATGTTCAAAGAATTCCTGAACTATTTTTATTTTCAAAAGATGGAATGTTTGTTAAAAAATTCCTAGGTGAAACAGAGTTAGAAACTTATGAAGAGTATGTAAAAATGGCAATTGGTAAAAAATAG
- a CDS encoding aminotransferase class I/II-fold pyridoxal phosphate-dependent enzyme, with protein sequence MRYENVSSFIVMDIVREAQKYEDTIHFEIGQPDLNPSLKVKKALQKAVEDNRFSYTESLGLIELRNKISTMYKKNYNVDIEPQRILLTPGTSGAFLIAYTLTLKYKQNLGLSDPSYPCYKNFANMLDINPCFMNIDKSSNYELTVEHLKKENIQALQISSPSNPTGNLYSKENLEQMISYCKEKDISFISDELYHGLTYEQNAHTALEFSDDVFVINGFSKYYCMPGMRLGWIVVPKNLSREAEKIAQNIFISAPTLSQYAAIEAFDDKYLSSIKNTFKERRDYLYDELSTIFEIDAKPDGAFYLWANISKYSDDSFAFAKELLENIHVATTPGIDFGSNKTNQYIRFAYTRDIEHMKEGIKRLKEYLSK encoded by the coding sequence TTGAGATATGAAAATGTTTCTTCATTCATTGTAATGGATATAGTAAGAGAGGCTCAAAAATATGAAGATACTATTCATTTTGAAATAGGTCAACCTGATTTAAACCCAAGTTTAAAAGTAAAAAAAGCACTTCAAAAAGCTGTTGAAGACAATAGATTTTCATACACTGAAAGTTTAGGCCTAATAGAACTTAGAAATAAAATATCTACAATGTATAAAAAAAACTACAATGTAGATATTGAACCTCAAAGAATACTACTAACACCTGGAACTTCAGGTGCATTTTTAATTGCTTATACTTTAACTTTAAAATATAAACAAAACTTAGGACTTTCGGATCCTTCTTATCCTTGTTATAAAAACTTTGCTAATATGCTAGATATTAATCCTTGTTTTATGAATATTGATAAATCTTCTAATTATGAATTAACTGTTGAGCATTTAAAAAAAGAAAATATCCAAGCTTTACAAATTTCTTCACCATCTAATCCTACTGGTAACTTATATTCAAAAGAAAACTTAGAGCAAATGATTTCTTATTGTAAGGAAAAAGATATATCTTTTATATCAGATGAACTTTATCATGGTTTAACTTATGAGCAAAATGCTCATACTGCATTAGAGTTTAGTGATGATGTTTTTGTAATAAATGGTTTTTCAAAATATTACTGTATGCCTGGAATGAGGTTAGGGTGGATAGTAGTACCCAAAAATTTAAGTAGAGAAGCTGAAAAAATAGCACAAAATATTTTTATATCTGCACCCACACTTTCTCAATACGCAGCAATAGAAGCTTTTGATGACAAATACTTAAGTAGTATCAAAAATACTTTTAAAGAACGTAGAGACTACTTATATGATGAATTAAGCACTATTTTTGAAATAGATGCTAAACCTGATGGAGCATTTTATCTTTGGGCAAATATTTCAAAGTATAGTGATGATAGTTTTGCTTTTGCAAAAGAGTTATTAGAAAATATTCATGTAGCAACTACTCCTGGAATTGACTTTGGTTCTAATAAAACAAATCAATATATTAGATTTGCATATACAAGAGATATAGAGCATATGAAAG